acaaaacatttataaaaaaaaaacaaaattcccCTCACTTAAGTAATTTTTGCTTACATGTTGATCACTTGtgaagttttaagaaaattgttatgATTTGCTTGGtcgataaattttaattttatttatctttttagatttaaaataaaaataaatctagaaccaattaatatcactttccaaataatctaaattatattacaaataatgatttatggagctaattgttgaaactatataaagaataataacatttgatcaattttttatatttataaactaaataatataatgaacaaaactttttataatttttaattattttagttagatctaaaataaaaggtaagtctaaaactaattattatcacttgccaaataaccaaaatgatattacaaataataattaatgatagATAAGTTTAAAAGTTATAGAAAGtgtaataatgtttgatcaattcttttatatttatttattacataaaaatGAATAGAAAACAATTGATTGAGATCAatataatgatttcatattcatataaaaatatagtcgtatctataataataattaatctcTTATAATGTCCATATATGCTTTATAAATAAATAGGCTTTGAAAATTGGACAGATTATATTTAATGGAACATGTGAGAActttgattttaaaaatgttttgtatttaAGTCAAATAATATAGTTAATAAGATAATGTTATGATTGAAAAGAATTCTAAGAtagatttttggtttattgattatatgttttgtattattatttggagagaaaaataaatatttggcataaaatatgtaaaaaaataggaaaacattagcaaaaatttagtaaaaaaaacgaaatgataatgaaaaaaaataagaagaggcCGAAGAATATGCATAATATGTGTTAGTGAAGTTAAtgtgataattacatatataattacataagcatttgttattactaaatattaacatttatttttacatcaaaTTTATAGAAACTTTACGACTGATTTTCAAACtatttaaagttaaaaattatatttttagtgtttCAAACTATATGACATtgtattcataatatatatcttCATACAATACTTATATCCGCGAATTCGCAGGCAACCACCTAGTAAAACGTTAATTAAACTAATCAAGCTAGCAAAACTGTGTATACGAAATAGCTCAACTAATGGCTCATATTGAACAAGATACATGTACAGCTCTCAAACTCTTCTCTTTAAGCAATATGGGGTCTGCTATATGGTCGATTGCCTTTTGAAGGTTTGTAAGTTTCAGCGGTGGTTGAGCTTGCTTCTTCGACTTCAGATGCACAACcaaatcttcgtaaagaaactCCACGAAATCATTGGGATTGGTTATGTTTGTAATTGGTTGGAGCATGTACGCCAAAACTATGGCCCAACATATCTCTAATTAATGATCACATTTTGTAAGCCATATATTAGTCAAATATAGCGAtttacataaaaacaaaacactTGCTATTTTCATTATGTGAATAGCATATGAAGCTATATGGGGCTCTAGCGATTTGTGCATAGCGATCCTAAGCTCTGTGCGTTGTTGTGTTATTAGCAATTAATTAGTATCATTTGTCGTGGTTTATTTGTGCATTTTgctgtgtttttcttttatctttcgATGTTGTCtatcaaaaatttaaagtagTATAAAATTTACCATTCataccaaaaataaacaaaaaaaaaaagtaaatgagTTAGTCATTCTCTGAAGCCATGTTAACATACATAATTGATGTAAAAACATAcgtatattaaaatatgtactgAGCACTAGAAGACAATGTATGTATACACATAAAAAGCATGTACATACATGCATTTGACAACTtgatatttatatgtatatccCAGTCAAACAAATATCTTCCAAATCACAATTCCGACTTTTTTTATACTCGTGATTAGTTTCGTATTTCGTGATCCTTATGGTCCTTGAACAACTGCTCTGGTTTCTTATATTAATTCTTCCTAATGTTTTAATAATCTCAATGTGGATAAATTAGGTCTAACTCCAAGTCAAACAACCTAGCTAAAACTAAAAGTAATCACGGACTTTTAATATCATGCGATGAAATTTCTGCGGTTATACAAACGATATAGCTTTGAAGTGAAATTAAAAGAGATAAAGTGGTCAATACAAATCAGTCTTgtacataaatattatattccGCATGTTAACCATACATAATTGATGTAAAAACATACATAATTTTACCATTTATTAGTGAAATTAACATTTTGACACAAAATTATCTGCCTTTAACATCTCAAAACAAATCATCTAccaaataaataactaaagaGATTAATTAACTCTCCTATCGTTCGTTGACAGGGCAGGGCGGCTAAGTTAGCTATCGACAAATTTGACTTTAATAACTCTTTTATTATATCGATGGTGTTCACATCACTGTACGTTTGCGTTTAATCAGTCCAATCTGTAACaccaacccaaaaaaaaaaaaaaaatctctcctTTTGCATAGATTCCCTCTTCGTTTCCCCTCTCTGATTCCATTTCAACGGTCACGCTAGAGCCAGTCACCATCAAGGTATAAATCCTCTGTTTTCGAGCTTCTCTTGATCCAATAACTGAATTCCAGCGAAAGGTCTTGACTTTTTCCGGTTTGGAACCACTCTGACCTCTGTTTATGATCTTACAGTGTGTTTGGTCTtccagagaagaagaaaaaatatcgATCATAGGGCTTTTGATGGTTCTTGTGATGTGGGTTTTGCGCTGAGCAGTTAAAGTTTGTGTCTTTGTGTGTGTTCGTTAGCATCTTGCTGTTGATGGTTTGTGTATGTCTATGTGTGTAATAGAATCTTGGTTTAGAGCTTACGATGGGTTGCGTAGGTTCTAAACAAAGGCCTTTTCGTAGAAAGTCTACACTATTGTCGGAGAAACGTTCCTCGCGGTTTGATTCGTCGAGGATAGATGAGTGGATCCAACCTCAAGTTGTGTTTGATAGATCAAGTAGCAGGAGAGACGCCAAAGATAGTAAGTTGATCGAATCCGAAATGTTGAGCTCCAACAGGTATTACTGCGATCACCAGGTTGAGAAGATACATGACCAAGAACTGAGAAAGGCCTCGAGTCCTGTTGTGAAACCAGATTTGGAGATTGGTCCGAAGGGCATAGAACCGAAGCTAGATAGATGGAATAGCATTGACTCCAAAGTTCGATTGATCGAATTTGAAAAGTTGAGTTCCAAAAGGTTGTCTGATCATCATCAGATTGACAAGGAACCAGAAGTTCAAGCCGTTGTTCCTCGGGAGTTAAGTAAGAAGCAGAGTGTTGCTGCTGCTCCAAAGGACACAGAGCTGAAGCAACTAGTGTCAGCAGGATGGCCTACGTGGCTAGTCTCCGTTGCTGGTGAGGCTTTAGTTGATTGGGCTCCACGTCGAGCTAGTACCTTTGAGAAACTTGAGAaagtaagtttctttttttttctttttttaatcgaactctctcttttgttttgtagAACTTACTTTTATTCATGGATGCAGATTGGTCAAGGAACATATAGCAGCGTCTACAGAGCACGTGACCTCACTCACAACAAGATCGTCGCCCTCAAAAAAGTCCGGTTCGATCTCAACGACATAGAAAGCGTCAAGTTCATGGCCAGAGAGATCATAGTAATGCGGCGTCTAGACCACCCCAACGTCCTCAAACTAGAAGGACTCATCACCGCACCCGTCTCATCATCCCTCTACTTAGTCTTTGACTACATGGACCATGATCTCTTGGGACTCTCCTCCCTCCCCGGCGTCGAGTTCACAGAGCCTCAGGTACTAACTAGTGCCACGTAGATGCTTTGCTATCTTATTTTACTAAGTGTAGATTTCTTTTATGTCTATGTTGTGTTTAGGTTAAGTGTTACATGCGACAGCTTCTAAGCGGGCTTGAACATTGTCACAGCCGCGGTGTGCTTCATCGAGATATAAAGGGTTCGAATCTTCTGATCGATGGTAATGGAGTTCTGAAGATAGCTGATTTTGGGTTAGCGACGTTCTTCGACCCGAAGGCGAAAACTGTTGCTTTGACTAGCCATGTTGTCACTCTATGGTACCGACCGCCAGAGCTTTTGCTTGGAGCTTCTCATTACGGTGTTGGGGTTGATCTTTGGAGCACTGGTTGCATCTTAGGTGAATTGTACGCTGGTAAACCAATCCTACCTGGCAAAACCGAGGTAAATTAAATGCACATTCTTATAATCAAAGCCTGATCTGAGGTTCTGGGgggatataatttaaaaaaaaaaagttcatcatTTGAggtcttaaatatatataacatttaaacATTTTTGGGATCAAGACCAATCTTTCATTGGCTGTTCCAGATACTGTTAGGCCTGCGGGTCGGTTTTTTCGGTTAGTCGGGTCAGGTAGTTTGGAATTTGGCTTGTTCGGGTCGGGTCAAAATCTCACCAAAGTGAACCAAAAAAGTTCGGTTCGATtttcggttagtttggtttaAAAAGATTTAACGAAGTTTTCGGTTTTACGGATAGTTCGGttaaatttttggtttaaattgaaGAAATTCGGAAAAATATTCGGTTAGTTTGgttatttcggttcggattttggttAGTACagtttggttagtttggttaagTTTTTGGTTAAAAGTTTCCAGATCCGATCCTGCTTATATAATCTTCTTGCATGTTGTTGAAAAGTTAACTCTAAGTTTAGTAGCGGTTGATCTTTTCTAGGTGGAACAGTTGCATAAGATCTTCAAGCTATGTGGTTCACCAACAGAAAGTTACTGGAGGAAACATAACTTACCTTCTTCAGCTGGATTCAGAACTGCTATTCCTTATAGAAGAAAGTTATCAGAGATGTACAAGGACTTTCCCGAGAGTGTTCTTTTGCTTTTAGAGACGTTACTCTCCATAGATCCTGATCACCGGAGCTCTGCAAGTAGTGCCCTTGAGAGTGAGGTAACTGGTTCTTGGTTTCATGTGATTATTTGATCATGGAAGTATACTTATTCACAAcactctttttgtttgttttcgtCAGTACTTTAAAACCAAGCCGTTGGCTTGTGATCCATCTTGTCTACCAAAGTATCCACCTAGTAAAGAGATTGATGCTAAATTGCGTGATGATGAAGAGAAAAAGCAACGACCTGAGAAACAAGAAAGGCAAGACTCTCAGGGGAGAAGATCACACGAGAGAAAAGCCATCCCACCGATCAGAGCAAATCACTCTCTATCAATGTCAATGGATGTAAGTAACTCTATAAGGTCTTTAACTTTCCAAGTCACAAAGCAAATCACTTTGTGTGTGTGGCAAATGCAGAAACCATACCTAGATTTGAAGAGCAGAAACGAGAGTTTCAAGTCGTTTAAGGAAGAGAGGACTTCTCATGTCCCAGCTCCTGATTATCCAAATATGCAAACAAGAAACAATCAAAGCGGCGAGAGAGTTTCGTACTCGGGTCCATTGATGATCAACCGGAACGTGGCTAAGTCAACAATGTATGTGAAGGAGAATGCACCTCCTCCTAGATACCCTCCATCTAGAGTAAACCCGAGGGTTTTGTCAGGTTCAGTCTCCTCCAAGGCCTTATTAGATCAGCCAGTAATGAATCAAAGAAGAAGGGATAAACGAGCGTACAACAGAGCTGACACTATGGATAGTAGACATATGACAATACCAATCGACCCATCTTGGGTTAGTTGATATTCTCTGTATTGATTCTCTCCTTTAGAAGCAAATCTTATTAACTTATTTTGTTGTGTTTCTGTGTGGACAGTATAATCCAAGTGACAGCAAGATTTACACGTCAGGACCGTTGTTGGAACAGCCAAGCAGAGTGGATCAGATGCTTGAGGAACATGACAGGCAGCTTCAGGAATTTAGTAGACAAGAACAGAAGGCTCGGGAAGACAAAACTGATAAGTGTGAGCAATCATGAAGACTGGACAGTCTTTTAAGTTTCGAAACTAGAGTGAACGAGCTTTTTCAAATGGAGAAGCCAGCACCAGTTGAGTAAAAGATCAGCCATTGATATCAGGTGGTTCGTTTATTTGGATTATTCCATCTGTTTGCGATGATAACGGCTTCAGCCGctattgtttaattaaattGTTGTATTTACGATGTGTCATTATAGAACTTCATTTAATTAAATTGTTGTATTTACGATGTGTCATTATAGAACTTCATTTGTGTATATACATATGATGAAAAGATTAGACTATATGGTTATTGTTGTAATGGATTGAATCATAATCTCATCGCCGGTAGAGATAATTTCACGATTCTCTTAATTCAATTCTCTCATCGCCACTGAATGGTTTACTAGATTTGTCTTAGAATTCAGATTTAAATATCCAACTGAATCCTCCTGGGCAATTAAGGCTAATCATGTCAAGAACTCAAGTCATTTAACAACAATAAGTCTAACAAAAACAATTCAAGGGATTGACAGAGatgaaaacaaatgaaaaaagaaTACAAAACTGAAGATCAGAATATTAGAAGTCATTCTCATACACACATTAATGTGTCAGAAGGTGTCCTAAGATTTTAACTGATTTATCATCACTTCTTCAGTATTACaatcttcagaaaaaaatatcaaaaccgAGTTGAGCTGAATCAAAAACATCGAGCCCGTTTAATGAGAAGAAACTTTTCAATAAAACCGTGAAAAAGGAACTTAGAAGAAGTATAAGAATCAGAAAGAACGTAGCGAGTTGGAATTTTTATCGATCATCAAAAGATTATCACAGATCTACAACTTTCATCactttctttataaaaaaaaaacactttgagAACCAAATAATTCACATATACAGAATCGAAAAACCATTAAGAGGGAACAGAAAATTTCATTGGTAATGAATAGAAACTGGCGTCTTATCTCGGTGATATGATTTTCATAGAGAGATCGACGAAGTATATAAAGGAGCGGACATGAAGCCCTAAACCTAAAAGTTATGTTCGGACAAAAGTACGAACTGGGCTTTGCTTTGATTGGAGATGAACAAGAAACACTTAAAGCATGCTCGGACAAAAGTATTATTTGGGCTTTAGTTAGACCAAGCCCAGTCTCAAAACTCCGTCACGGAACTACACTAAGGCAAATCAGGTCAAGTACAATTTGGGCTTTAGTTAGAATCAGCCCAGTCTTAAACGGCGCCGTTCCCGTCATCGGTGATAAATTTACCTTTTGGTCTCATATTTTCTAATAACTCGAATAACAGCAGTTAAGTTTCTAAAATATATCTCAAAATCACAACTTTCTTTCAAATTTCTCTCCCGCACTGCGATTGATTACATACTTTCAAACAGACCTTGTAAGACATAGTCAAGTATCAAACTTCCTGATATTAAGATGCACACACATGTATGTGTTCTTACTTCTTACATAtcagaaaccaaaccaaaacaaaattgtACATAGACCTCACTCCTTGCTTGCTACCTTCTCTGTGCCTTGAATCTTGAAACCGGTTTTGATGGCTGAGACCCTGAAGGCTGcttacataataaataaataaacaaaaacaggCAATAAGAATCATATTTTCAGCATTATGTGTGTCGTATGGTAGAAACATACCTGCATTTTGCCGTGGGTGTTGGTTTCTAGATTATGGGTGTGCTCTACGATCAATCCAGTAAAAGCCTACACGGTTGGGAGCAGATGTTTTTTACAAACTTATCAGATCTGCCCGAGTAACTATACTACTAGCAAACATTTGAGCGAGAGAGAGATATGTAACCTTGTTAGTATCAAACTTGGCCTCTGGTTTTTGTATAGGTGACTGCACCAAAAAAAGTTGACATGATCATGTGTGAGATTCTTGTTTCTGTATTTGGGTTTTAAGTATAGCTTAGAGTATGAGATAAGATATACCTCAATCTTTTGTGGACCTACAACACTGGAACTTGCTTTTGATCTGGAAACAGCGGATGTTGCTTGAAAGTCTCTCCATGTTTCAGCGTTTTGCTGGGGGATTCCTCCACGCGGTTGATCTTCTGTCCATAAAAGAACAATATATGTTGGTTAGAGAACGGCAGATTATTCATTATTAATTCGACAATGAAGTCAAACTTTTCTGATGTCTGAACTGCTTTTGGATTATAGAGCTATAACCTTTTTGGAGATATTGTGGCTTCTCAAGAACAGATTCCTCGTATCCAATCCCATTGTCGTCTGTTTTATCTCCAAGACCCTTCACAACATCGAGCTCCCTCTCCTCCACACTTCCATCATCCCCATCCTCACCCTCCTCCTGTTCTTCTTCCATTTCAAGTTCATTCAACCTGGACATGATTCGAGCAAACTCATCGTCTTTATCTTCACCTTCTCCCGCCTCTCCTCCAGTAACACCAGAAGCCTCTTTCTCAACACCTCGCTGAAGCACAGTTCcagaatcttcttcttcttcttcttcgtactcTTCTCTAATCTCAAGAACTCCTTCCTATTAAAGAAACACCACTTAAGATGcatatccaaaaaataaaaaaggataaAACACCAACAGAAGAAACATACCGCTGCTTCTGAAGCAGTATTAGCAAAGAACGAAGCCTCCGTCTGAAAATCATCAATCTCAGCTTTAAGTGAATGAATCTGAGACTGTAAAGTCTTGTCTCTTCTCCTCAAAACATCAACGGTCTGCTTCGATGTTCTGTCCGTATAATAATTCTCTCCCAAAAACACCTAATTGTCAAACAAATCCTTTACTTTAAAGTTTTAAACCAATGTTAACTTCACACTAAAAGCTTCTAGAAGCTTCTAGAAACTTACCAAACACTCGTTGGTGTGAATCAACCGACCTGGAAAAAACGCTATTTTACCGAAGGGAACCTGTGTGTGTACAAAAGATTCAATCAAAAGGAGTACGAAATTAGAATATAAAGGATTGAAAAAAACTCGCCATGATGTTGTGATGGAGCTTCTCGGGGAGCTTCTTGACGAGACTGATGAGATTGTCGTTCTCGTCGACGAAGCCTTGAAGACGATTCATCTCTTCCCGCTTCTCTCTGATTCTCTCCTCCACGTAGCTCGCTGCTTTCCGTGCCTCTTGCTCTGAGAACAGCGACGCTAGAGGCGTCACTGTTCCCTTCGTCTGCGGCGGCTCCATTCCGGCGAGGGTTCGAGCAACAAACGATTGCagaagaaagaacaaaaaaaaaatcgagaggGAAGTGACTCTGCTACACAAAAAAGGCTTTATATCTTATGCTGGACTTCATGGGCTGAAATGTTACGGCCCAATATATTATTGCAACTGTCATGGcccaatatatttttctaagaatccATTGGGTATAAaaatgaaagatttttttttttttgctgaaagaAGGGTCATGTGCTATAAGTTTCTATCACCGTTTTGATTGTTACATTTTTAGGCCTACCCTACTGACAAATGTTAAAAGTTGCgttgttttaaataattttctactAATCTTGATTATTTATTGGATTATTATGTGTAATATAGTTCACACACACATGCCTCACATGTAATGCAAAGTGTGGAGAATGGTGATAATGCAAATGGGTTGGCAAGTAGGCTTAACACACGAACATGTAATACAACACAAAAACAAGGCCGACGACACGTGCGAGGTTTTGATTCAACACTCCAAATTCAGTACATCTTTGGATCCAAATCCCGTTATTACTTCATTACACTAAACActttccaaaaagaaaaacaaaaacaaaagtttatCTAATAAGCTTAAAAGGAATATATATGCAACGCTCACAAAGTTTTAATGTTATAGGGAAGCTTTAATAAATAGCagtatttttgataaatttgttAATCTATAAaacctaatttttaaatacaatagaCAAACTTAAAAATCTTGTATGATATTGTTTGTTACTAAAAATGTATTTCCAATGCATTTGTCAACGAGTAAAATGGTTTATGAATAATAGATAATGAATAAgagtttaattttacaatgATGCAAGgaaataaatacaaaatgatAGATTTAAGAGAAAGCAACACCAAATCTCTAATTACGATCTATTAtcgttttgatttgaacgacgTCGTTTAAATTTATTGGATAGATATTTTAGTCAATGCATTAGTTGGTCAAACAATTATTACCATTTGTCTACTAACGCAAGGTTAGTCAAAGTAGATTCGGTCTTAAATACTATATTCGGATAATTATCTTAATTGTTTTCAGATTTGTATAGGTATAAAGATCACCATTGCTTGGATGAGAAAGctcaattctctcaaataagtaTATGtgattagaagaaaaaaaacaaattaggcTGAAGACTATGATATTAAAATtactttagaaaataaataagaaacagAGGAAAAGGTGAAGGAAAAGTCTCTCCGTTTTCTTCGTCGGCCTTCCTTTCTCCTTTTCTGTCTCTCCTTTGGCAccgaaccaaaacaaaaaacaaagacaGAAGACAACAAACTACTACCATCAAAACAATGCCTGCGTTGAACAACTTTTCCGCCGCCGAGAAAGAAGACGACCAACTTGGTCGTACCACACAagctgaggagaaagaagaagatccgGACCACATGGATgtgatggaagaagaagaagcgttAGAAGAAGAAGGTAAAGGTTTGGTTTATAGTTGCATATTACTTGTGGATACGTATGTACGTGTATGTATAATGAATGTTAAAGTGATCGGCTTCTTTGATCAAATACAGGTTCCAAGGAGAGAAGTCCATCTTCTACATCAGAAGAGCAATCAGAATCAGAGTAACAACAATTCTCTTCCCTTTGCTTCTCGGTTCTCTGTACCAAATATTAAGCTCTCGTTACCAGATTTGACTTTTATGATTGTTAGTGTCACTGTTCTGCTTTGATGGGTTTGAAGCGGAACCAGTGTTCTCTGATGTCCTTAGATCTACATTCTAGAAACTGATCCGATGCATTGCATTGGTTCTTGCTTGCATGGTGTAGTTACTATCATGTTTTTActcaaatatcaaaaaaaattatagctCAAGTAGCATTGTGCTTACGTTTGATCACTAATAGGTGAGTATGACATTGTGTACATTAATCTTGATATGATTTGTCTTCCATTTTATTTAAGCTTTCTGTGTTATGATTCTCTTTTAGCTTAACGTAATTATTCTTAACATGACTATGAAATTGATTCGATGCATTGTATGGTTCTTGCTTGCATGGTATAGTACTGTCGTGTTTTTACTCAAATATCACAAAGTGTATAGTTCAGTGGCAAAATC
This region of Brassica napus cultivar Da-Ae chromosome C5, Da-Ae, whole genome shotgun sequence genomic DNA includes:
- the LOC106401057 gene encoding probable serine/threonine-protein kinase At1g54610; its protein translation is MGCVGSKQRPFRRKSTLLSEKRSSRFDSSRIDEWIQPQVVFDRSSSRRDAKDSKLIESEMLSSNRYYCDHQVEKIHDQELRKASSPVVKPDLEIGPKGIEPKLDRWNSIDSKVRLIEFEKLSSKRLSDHHQIDKEPEVQAVVPRELSKKQSVAAAPKDTELKQLVSAGWPTWLVSVAGEALVDWAPRRASTFEKLEKIGQGTYSSVYRARDLTHNKIVALKKVRFDLNDIESVKFMAREIIVMRRLDHPNVLKLEGLITAPVSSSLYLVFDYMDHDLLGLSSLPGVEFTEPQVKCYMRQLLSGLEHCHSRGVLHRDIKGSNLLIDGNGVLKIADFGLATFFDPKAKTVALTSHVVTLWYRPPELLLGASHYGVGVDLWSTGCILGELYAGKPILPGKTEVEQLHKIFKLCGSPTESYWRKHNLPSSAGFRTAIPYRRKLSEMYKDFPESVLLLLETLLSIDPDHRSSASSALESEYFKTKPLACDPSCLPKYPPSKEIDAKLRDDEEKKQRPEKQERQDSQGRRSHERKAIPPIRANHSLSMSMDKPYLDLKSRNESFKSFKEERTSHVPAPDYPNMQTRNNQSGERVSYSGPLMINRNVAKSTMYVKENAPPPRYPPSRVNPRVLSGSVSSKALLDQPVMNQRRRDKRAYNRADTMDSRHMTIPIDPSWYNPSDSKIYTSGPLLEQPSRVDQMLEEHDRQLQEFSRQEQKAREDKTDKCEQS
- the LOC106401058 gene encoding RNA polymerase II subunit 5-mediating protein homolog isoform X1, yielding MEPPQTKGTVTPLASLFSEQEARKAASYVEERIREKREEMNRLQGFVDENDNLISLVKKLPEKLHHNIMVPFGKIAFFPGRLIHTNECLVFLGENYYTDRTSKQTVDVLRRRDKTLQSQIHSLKAEIDDFQTEASFFANTASEAAEGVLEIREEYEEEEEEDSGTVLQRGVEKEASGVTGGEAGEGEDKDDEFARIMSRLNELEMEEEQEEGEDGDDGSVEERELDVVKGLGDKTDDNGIGYEESVLEKPQYLQKEDQPRGGIPQQNAETWRDFQATSAVSRSKASSSVVGPQKIESPIQKPEAKFDTNKAFTGLIVEHTHNLETNTHGKMQPSGSQPSKPVSRFKAQRR
- the LOC106401058 gene encoding RNA polymerase II subunit 5-mediating protein homolog isoform X2 — protein: MEPPQTKGTVTPLASLFSEQEARKAASYVEERIREKREEMNRLQGFVDENDNLISLVKKLPEKLHHNIMVPFGKIAFFPGRLIHTNECLVFLGENYYTDRTSKQTVDVLRRRDKTLQSQIHSLKAEIDDFQTEASFFANTASEAAEGVLEIREEYEEEEEEDSGTVLQRGVEKEASGVTGGEAGEGEDKDDEFARIMSRLNELEMEEEQEEGEDGDDGSVEERELDVVKGLGDKTDDNGIGYEESVLEKPQYLQKDQPRGGIPQQNAETWRDFQATSAVSRSKASSSVVGPQKIESPIQKPEAKFDTNKAFTGLIVEHTHNLETNTHGKMQPSGSQPSKPVSRFKAQRR